A window of Elephas maximus indicus isolate mEleMax1 chromosome X, mEleMax1 primary haplotype, whole genome shotgun sequence genomic DNA:
tctagggtctaatagcttgtgagcagccgtctaaggtaccccactgctctcaccccttctggagcaagggagaagaaaaccaaagacacgagggaaacaTTGACTCAAAAGActgatggatcacaactaccacagcctccaccagactgagtccagcacaactagatggcgcccggctaccgtgactgactgctctgacagggatcacaatagagggtcctggagagctggagaaaaatgtagaacaaaattctaactcacaaaataaataaatacataaataaaaaagaccagacttactggtctgacagagactggagaaatccctagAGTATGCCCCCCAGACACTCtcttaactcaatactgaagtcgttcctgaggttcactcttcatccaaagattaaacagtccataaaacaaaatgagactaaatgggcacaccagcccaagggcaaggacgagaaggcgggaggggacaggaaaactcgcaatagggaacccaaagtcaagaaggggagagtgttgacatgtcctggggttggcaaccaatgtcacaaaacaataggtgtactaattgtttaatgagaagctagtttgtttgtaaactttcatctaaagtacaatttaagagAATGCCTGctcctttattcattcagcaaatactcaCTGAACATCTACTTGTGCTATGCACTTTCTGGGTACTGGGAATTCAGAGGGTAATGAAGCAGACAAAGTGCCTGTTTTCACAGAGCATTCAGAAGGAGAAGAATACaggaaataaagacataaatacataaaGCCATGTAACATATCTGGTAGAGATAAATactttgatatttaaaaaaaatcaaggtcaGATGGTAAGAGTGGTGGAGGGTAGTAATTCGGGTAGGGTAGTAAAAGAAGGGCACTTCAAGGAAGTGACTTTTGAGAGATGCCCGAATAAAGTTAAGCACATGAACATCTAGGAAAGAACTTACCAGGTAGAAGGAATAACAAGTTCAAATTTACTGAAATGAGAATATTTCTCATTCCTTATCGAGACtttagattttattctaaatGTAATGGAGAGGCTTCTGAGGATTGTCATCAGAGAGTGACATAACccgattttgatttttaaaagataactcTGGTTTACTGTGTGAAAAACAGCCTGTAAGGTGGAAAGAATAGAAGCAAGAAGACAAGATAAGAGGCTCTTGCTATAGTCCAGGAAGAAATTATGGTGACGTGGAGAAGGTGAGAAATGCCCAGTTTGGGAATATATTTTTGCAGGTATACCTGGCAGGATGTTGAATGGATAAAATACAGAGTCTGAGGGAGTTAGAGAAATCAAGGATGGCCTAAGTAACTGGGTGCATGATGGTGTCAGTTAACCAGATGGGGAATATTACAGTAAGAAAAATTAGGGATGGAAAATTATTAGTTTGCTTGTGATCGtgctttattttaaatttctgtcaCACATCCTAGTAGAGGTATCAAATGGGCAGTTGATTATAGCAGTCTGGAGTCCAGTTGTAAGATCAGGGCTGAAGATAAACATTTGGAAATCAAAAGGTATATATAATAGGTAAAATCATGATTGTTGTTGTCATAGTTAGATGCAGTCAAGCCAGTTCAGACTCAtgctgacctcatgtgtgcaaagtagaactgcacactatagggttttcaaggctgtaaccttttggaagcagatcaccaggcatgtcttctgaggcacctctgggtgtgttcaaaccatcaATCATTTGGCTAGTAGTTAAGCTTAACCATTTACTACACCCAGGAACTCTTAAAGTCATGATAATAGAATTAGTCAGAGACAGAGTCCCAAGACTGACCTCTTGGTGATTCAAACGTTTAGAATTTAGAAAGAGAAGACTTCCAAAAAGTAACTGAGAAAGAACAGGAGTTTGTGGTATTCTAAGAACCTAAGGAaagtgtttaaaaataataataaagggagTTACTAATTAGGTCAATTGCTCTTGAAAATGAGAATTGACCATTTGATTTTTGTCATATATATCTTATTGGTGACCCTGACAAGAAAGCTTCACTAGggtattattgttaggtgccatggagttggctacaactcataaaaaaaaaaaaaactcatagcgaccctatttaaaacagaacaaaacattgcctagtcctgcaccatcctcacaattgttgctttgtttgagcctattgttgcagccactgtgtcaatccatcttgttgaggatcttcccctttttcactgaccctctacttcaccaagcatgatgtcctgtcctccagggactgatccctcctgacaacatgtccaaagtatgtaagatgtaatctcactatcctctcttctaaggagcattcaagaTATATTTCTTCCCacacagatttgctcattctttggcagtccacagtatgttcaatattcttcaccaaaaccataattcaaaggcttcaattcttctttggtcttccttattcattgtccagcttttgcatacgtatgagacaattgaaaataccatggcttgtgtcaggtgcaccttagtcctcaaagtgacatctttgcttttcaacactttaaagaggtcttttgcagcagatttgtccaatgcaatctgTCGTtggatttattgactgctgcttccatgggagttgattgtggatccaagtaaaatgaaatccttgacaacttcagtcttttctgcatttatcatgatgttgcttattggtccagctgtgaggatttttgttttctttatgttgagatgtagtccatactgaaggctgtgatctttgatcttcatcagtaagtgcttcaagtcctcttcactttcagcaagcaaggttgtatcatctgcataactcaggttattaatgagtcttcctccagttggGGGGcggttcctccaatcctgatgcagtgttcttcttcatatagtccagcttctcaggttacttgctcagcatacagattgaataagtatggtgaaaggacacaaacctgatgcacagctttcctgattttaattcacatagtatccccttttctgttctaatgattgcctcttggtctacgtgcaggttttgcatgagcacaattaagtgttctggaattcccattcttcccaatattatccataatttgttatgaatcaCGCAGtcaattgcctttgcatagtcagtaaaacacaggtaaacatctttctggtattctctgctttcagccaggatccatctgacatcagcgatggtatcccttgttccatgttatCTTCTGATTGCCGTTTgagtttctgtcagttccctgttaatgtactgctgcaaccattttttaattatcttcagcaaaattttacttccatgtgatattaatgataaaaaaatgatattgttgtgtaacttccacattctgctggatcacctttctttggaatgggaatgaatatggatctcttctagtcggttggccaggtagctgtcttccagatttcttggcatagaaaagtgagcacttccaacattgaacccatttgttgaaacatctcaattgatattctgtcaatacctagagtcttgtttttcaccagtagcTTCACTGCAGCTTTgactgcttccttcagtaccataggttcttgatcatatggtacctcctgaaatcatTGAATGTCAGCCAGTTATTTTTGgtgcagtgattctgtgtattccttccatattcttttgatagtTCCtgtttcattcagtattttgcccataccaTGCACTGTACACTAGGTTAGTATGAGAAAATCCTGATTGGGATGAGTTTAAGAGAAGGTGGGAGATGAAGTGGCAACACTGGTTATAAAGAACTCTTATCTGGGAATTTTGCTGTAAACTGGAGTAGAAAAATAGAGTGGTAGTTGGAGAGGGAAGTTATAACAAGAAAATAAACATTGTTTTGTTGTATTGAGTTATAAgagcctagtctttttttttttcttcctctgataGGAATGATCCAGGAAAAATAGCAATATAGGATAATAAGGACATAAATCCAGGGCAAAATATTTGATTAAGCAAAATGTGAGAGTCGATGTACAAGTGGGAAATTTCACCTTAGTAGAACAGACAAATCATTCTTTGTTTCAGGGGTGATAGAGAATGTGGGTATATATGTAGTTGGCCTAGTACATTTAGTGATGAGAGGAATAGGAGGTCTTcttctaattatttttattttatcagtgCAATACAAAGTAGTGACATTATCCGAGAGGAAGAAGTGGAGACAGAGTGCTGAGTATTTGAGGAGAAAGTGGGAGAATATATTGCTGAGGGAAATGGAGTACGAGTTGCAGCCAGTGTTGAAGGCTCATTTAAGATttgtggtcaaaaaaaaaaatgtgatcaatAAGTGTAGTAGGTGTTTTTCTTTAGCCATGTTCAGCTGTTTAGATGCAGGTACAAGGATGGCAGAGATTAAGGTTTAACCAGGGTTGGGGTTTTATCTGAAGAGTACAAGAATGGGAGAGAGAGGCAAGGGAGTTAAAAGTATACTCAAATAAGTAATAATAGTGGACAATGGAGTCTAAGCTGGGAAAGTAAGGAACTGAAAACGGAAGACATGAATATTGCAAAGGTGGGAAGACTTATTTGATTGGAAACCATTTTGGAATTAAAGAATTTTAGGTTTGGAAATATTAAATTAGGAGATCAACAAGGTAGGAGGCAGGGATCAAAAAATTGAATGCTTGAAATTGAGATTTGAAGTTGATGTATGTATTGATAATAACAAGGGTATGACTGTGGACTGTGGGGTTGGTGTCTGTGGTGAGGTGGAAGACAGGATTAATGGAGGTGATGAGATCGAAGAGCTGATGCCAGGCTTTTGGTGGATATTTAAATCATCCAGAACATTGATGGAAGTAGTCATGGAGCACAAGACAGTAACTCAGGTACTAAGAATCCTCAGTGAAAAAGGGGCAGGGAGTGATGAGGCAGTAGTTGACAGTAAACAGAAGGCTAAAATGCGTAAAAGGGCATAGTTGAGTTGATTGCAGCAAGGAAATTAATGGGTGGTACAACCTATGGCATGTGCTTTAAAGGACTACGGTATTTTATGAAAAGGGAGAACAAATGCTCTAGAAATGGCAACGGGGAGCAAGGGAGGCACCAAGATCACTTTCATGCTCAGTGATGCACTCAAAGTgggaggaaaagacaaaaatcactatGACTTTGAGATGCTGGAGGAAAGTCAGTGTTCTTAGGCAGCCACAGCTTTCAATTTGGGCAAAAAGGTGATAGGAACATTCTGAGATGTTGAAGATGGAGGAGATTTTACTGAAAATAAACTGTGCCAGGAGAGGGTAGTAGGAAGTGTAGAAGGGTGTAAGAAGCCAGGAAAGGGTTGGAGCTTGGATCAGATTAGACAATGTACACAACCCCTTGGGGATCAGAGTCCAGGTGGTAAGAGATGACCTGGGAAGTTTGAGGACCTGGTGATGATGACAGGGATGTAAGACATGATGGGATTGGTCCCGATGAGCTTGTAGGGGGAGGAGCTTAATAAGTTCCTATTATATCCTAAGGCTGTTTGTGGTGATGagaaattcagcaaatatttgcagAATTAGTGCGTTATcgctgtaaaggaaaaaaaaaggcgagAGAATGTGTTCTTGTCCTCATACTGCTTATGGTTGAGACCAGGGGAAAACGACAGGACATTGAAATAAAGGGTTCTGTGAGTTCTCAGCAATATGTGTGTTATTGTCACCTTTTATGACAAGCTGCTAGACTATATTTCTGAGCTCTACTGACATCTAGGTGTTACCATGTGACTACTTACAGTCAAAGGAATGGAGGTGGAAGTGAAGCGCACCTCTTCTAGAAATGTCTCATCAAATATCTTATTTTTCCTCCACAGTTTCTCTCCTCATTCACTATTGGCAAAATGcagaggctccaggggagggctctTAATCCCCCGAAGATGGAAgaagcctgggtccctgaatgaCTGTGAGGAGCAGAGCCTTCCATAGACTCACATGGACTATAATTTGAGTACgaaatgaaattttattgtgctAAGCCATGTACATATTGACATTATTATATCATTTGGTTTACCCtgactaatttttattatgatcAAACGTGGAGAAAGGGTGAACGAAACCCTTTTCTTCTATATGGGAAATTGATGGACCTGGGGTTAACATTCTAGCTCTGTTTCCCAGGGAACCTGATACAAGTGGAATATCAGCATCCTTTGTTACTAGGCATCTTATCATTAAAACTGACTCTTGACTGGAAACTTACCAGGACCAGGAGGACCATAAATACAGTATGACTCTCGAGTGTAGTGACTTCTGTAACTGGGCGTGTTCATTGCAAtggaggagtgtgtgtgtgtagataagTTTAATGAGCCTGGACAAGTAACAAGGGTGTGAATTTGACaagattttcattttagaaaaatacaGTCAAGGAGAAGGAGACTAGTTTGGAAGCTCTTGTGGAAATACAATAAGATACAGTagtaaaataaatttaagttTAAGGTGATGAATTTGGAGAGAaaatctaggtttttttttttgacttacaAAAATACATAGAACATTCCTGTTTTTACAGGCACACAATGCTCACAGACACACTTCACTGAAAACAGGGCATTTGCACATAAATATATACCTTCTTTCTTAGTAGGGTAAAATATACTTCCCCTTACAGGTGGATTCCTTTGTCACTGGAAACCAAAGCACGCCTCAGATCTGCACTACTAATCTTTCTAGCTACAAAATGTATCAGTCCCAGAGAATTTTAGCTGCTATTTTGAAAATGTAAAGAAGTTGTTTGATCTCTTACTTTAAATTTATGAGTGCACTTAAAATTGCTATTCATGAAATGCAAAGATTAACTGCATTTGAATAGCCATGTGAGGCTATTCGAAGTTGCTGTATAGCTTTGCTCACAAAGATTAATTTTGTTCATGAGATTTGCCAGGGACTTCAAGCTCCCTGCTATTTTGAACCTCTGTTACATGATATGGAAACAGTCCTTCCTGATGAATTTTTGTGAATATggtgaacattttaaaatatgttcgTTTGGGAAGTAAGATAAAACAGAGTTAACTTAAGTTCCTATAATTTGATAAGTAGTTTCCAATTCACTTTTGGGGGTTTGATGGAACCCTAAAGGCAGAGATACCAATTTCATTATTAAATGGGGCTCACATTATTTTGGCTGTAGATTTCAACTTTTGGTTAACAAAATAATTGTCATAATTACTTTGTTAAAATGTTAACGAAAGTTGGAACTATACAAATCTTATTTCAGTCTGCACAATTATTTTAAGATTCATCCCATGATGTAGCTGACATTACTGActcattctttttttaagagtaattctgcttttatttatggttttatttatttttacaaataattGATATAACTAGGTGATAGTCACAGTGCTACAAAAATGTGAGAATATATGTGAATATTGATCTCCTAGTTAATAAAACATTGATGAACCTGAAGCAGAAGGTCATTGAGAAATGCTTATAAGCATTAGGTGTTAACTTTACAGAAGTTGTCATCCATGGTAGAGCACCATCATCAATTCTGTTTGACATTTAAACTGAGAGAGAAATAGCCAAGTATGTAGTAAATAAAAAACTATCTAATCCTCTTCTGAGGACTCAGTTAAGCTAGTTCTTCTTGATAGTATTGTGGGAGTCTTAGTAGTATCATATTTCCATCCCATCTTCATAAACACCCTTTCAATTAAACTTGGCATTATACAACCCTTGCGTAGAACGAAATCCTTAAAGGCGATTGTTCCATAAAGGTCTGCAAGAATGTCATATTCCTTTCTGTCCTTTCTAAAGTAGGCATTTGGAACTTCATTTTCGGCATTGGGGTCAAGCAAAGGTTCATCTTCCCTTAGCTTTTTCCACAGCTTGGGTTTCAGGTACCATGCTCCATACCGCATCTTCACGTGCTTCTTTGGTTGAGGAATCTGTAGTTCTTGGAGTTTCTTTTCGAAGGCTGGTATCAGTAAGGATAATCTTGGTTGTGTCGGTTGTCTTACTCCCTTGGTGTACTTTACTTCCGGAGGAACGTCTTTTACAGCCTTTATAGTGGCTGGACCATACTTTGGTGGGCAGTTTTCCCAGCCGGGGTCAAACAGTTCCAGGATGTACTCTTCATTAACTTCGGTACATCCGTAAGAAGCAACCCATCTGCAGAAGCGAGTAATTTTTTCGGGTACTCTTTCTGCAGGTTCAGGGGGTTCAGGCAAGTCCTCTATGCTTGCCTTTATTTCTTCAAGCCAGTCCTCTGGAGTTTCCGCAGAAGTCAGCTTGGGAAAGCTCTGGCAGATTTTCGTAGAAcgcttttttaaaaactctttgggTTGCTTCGTTCTTTTCCTGCCATCCTGACAATAAGCCCAGGCATCCTCCAGCTTCTTGTCAGGGTCTAGCACTTCCAGCACCTTTTGTAAGAGCTCTACAGGCATTTCATCTTCCAGATACGGGTCAGAAGCCAAGGGATGAGGCCTCAGATGGGCTTCCGTGTCCTCCACGAAGGACTTCCTTGCTAGCTGGGCTGGCGAGGGCTTGGAAAACAGGGCTGATTCCTTGGACAGCTTCTTCCAACAACTTTTCGGGGCAGGTCTGGGAGTTTTGGGATAAATCACGGGGAGACAGCTCTCCTTAGAGCCCCGAGTGATCATCTGTTCACAAGATGGGCAACCTCTCCTGAAGTCGTCCAGCCCCTCTCTCACGAACACCCAACTCCGAGAGCTTGGGAAGGTGGGGAACATCAGCCTGTCCTTGGACTTTGCAAAGCACTTGGAAGGCAGTCTGTCTTTGTACCAGGACTTACAGTTCATGCACGGGGGCAAGGGTTCCAGCGCCACTGGCCGAGACCGCCGTCTCTGGTAGGCCATGGTGGGCCCGGCTCCCTGCAGTCCAGCTTCAGGAGCTTGTTGTTCAGAGGCTGCTCCGGTTGCTAGGAGACCATGTAGCCATGCCCAGCGGGGATTCTCAAGGCGTGCGCACCACAGGCGCACTGTGCGCAGTCCTGACTCTCTGGAGAGGGCGCAATGACTACTGTTGTTGAGCATCATCTCAGATGCTTATTTGTCACCGTTatctctcctttggtgaagtgactcTTCAAATTTTTAGCACATTTTTAATTTGGGTTGTTTGATATCTTCTTATTGAAGTTTGACAGTTCTTTGTGTATTCTTAATTAAGTCCCCtgtcagatatatgatttttCAAGTAGTTTCTCTCCATTTATGGCCTTTTCAttgtcttaacagtgtctttcagaGAGCAGAAGTTTTTGATTTTGATGAAGTACAATTTATCAATTCACTCTTTTATGGATTGTGATTTCTGTGTTGTACTGAAGAAAACTTTTCCTACCAAAGGTCATCACAAAGATTATTTCACTGCTCTGAAAGTTTTATAAttgtaggttttatatttaggcctgtcacctattttaatttaatttttgtagGTGGTACAAGATGCACATCACAATTTTTGTTGTTTCCCCTATGAATATCCAATAGTTCCAGAACCTTTTCTTTGAAAtgactatcttttctccactaAATTTCTTTACAACTTTGTAGAAAATCAGTTGCCCGTATTTCTGTGGATCCATTTTGGACACTctcttctgtttcattgatttgtttttctgtctttacACTAATTCCAAACTGTCTTGATAACTTTAACTTTACAATAAGTCTTGAAATCGGGCTGTGTTAGTTCCCTGGCTCTATTCTTTTACAAAGTTGCTTTGGTTCTTCTAGGTCCTTTGAATTTCCATAGggattttagaatcagtttgccagtacccacaaaagaaaaaaaaaaaaaaacctaatggaattaaaaaaaattattgtagtaaagtatatataacaaaaaaattccattttaaccattttaagtgtacaatctagtgacattgattacattcaacaTGTTGTAAAACCATCACCATGATCTTTTcctaaaagtttttcatcaccccagacagaAACTCATTACTGCTGAAATAGTAACTCCCCATTTCTTCTTCcctccagtccctggtaaccactactaaACTTTTGTGTCTATGCATTTGCCAATTCTAgatatataagtggaatcatacagtgtttgtccttttgtgattgacttacaaACTCAGTGTAGTGTGTTCAAGATtcatcatgttgtagcatgtatcagaacttaatttctctttatggatgactaatactccattgtatgtatataccacattttatttatccatccgtCTCTTGATGAGCATCTGCATTATTTATACCTTTTGGctaatgtgaataatgctgcagtgaacatttgtgtaaaaatacttgTTTGAGTACCTGCTTTTAATTATTCGGGGTATAcacataggagtggaattgctggataatattgtaattctaggagccctggtggtacaagtagttaagtgtttggctggtaaccaaaatgttggcagtctgAGTCTAcgagccaccccttggaaaccctatggaacaggtgtactctgtcctgtagggtcgcaatgagtctgaatcaactccacggcaacgggtttggtttggttttggtattggccatttgtatacagATAGTCCTcaacttacaacagggttccatTCCGATGACTCCCatggtaagtcagttctgacataagtcgaacacctcttttttttttttaagttctaattgtattgccttttattatcagtatctttataaatccgatctttatttgtcttttgggggttggaaacattacatataaacttacagatatattttaatacatacataaaaaatacacaaatcatataaATTTACTCCAACAATGAAGAGTTGGACGAcactggcattttgtcagttgtggtaatgtttccacttgtggaaggttctagaTCATctagattatccctgggaatgggatggcgtttttagtcagaaaactagtgagagttgtctgtattgttcttttctttttttcgtcATGTATTTCACAGTAACATCTTATTGCTTCCCTAATCTGCCTGTGGACTTCAGCAAAGCagtcagcatttgggtccatgtatTCAAGCAACTAAAGCCTCTGATTTAGTTTAGGAAATTAAATCCTTGCAGCAGTATTTTCAACAGTGTATTATAAAATTGAACAtatgtgagtgaacatctgagaatgataccAACAAATTATGTGCTGCAACATTCTCTTAGCATATGTTACTAACAACAAAATgtacccaaacaaacaaacaaagaaaatgacaaaatgtaccaaagaaaagaaaaaaggatggtcaaaagtgtggttcatcataactcaGATACATGTAAATTGGAGACTACCTGtatattctttggagaaatacctattcaagtcctttgcccatttttaaattgggttgtttgtctttttgtcattgagtttaggagttctttatatattctggatattaaactcttatgAGATATATCGTTCCCAAATATTTCCTCCGATTCTGTAGGAAAAGattcgtatttatgcctattcccaagaaaggtgatccaaccgaatgcagaaattatagaacaatatcgttaatatcacacacaagcaaaaattttgctgaagatcattcaaaaatggctgcggcagtatatcgacagggagctgccagaaattcaggccggtttcagaagaggacgtggaaccagggatatcattgcttatgtcagatggctcctggctgaaagcagagaataccagaaggatgtttccctgtgttttattgactatgcaaaggcattcaactgtgtggatcgtaacaaattatggataacattgtgaagaatgggaattccagaacacttaattgtgctcgcttggaacctgtagatagaccaagaggcagtcgtcggaacagaatgaggggatactacatgatttaaaatcaggaaaggtgtgcatcaaaatcaggaaagatcagggttgtatcctttcaccatacttcttcaatctgtatgctaagcaaataatctgagaagctggactatatgaagaagaatgtggcatcaggaatggaggaacattcattaacaatctgtgatatgcagatgacacaaccttgcttgctgaaagtgaagaggacttgaagcacttactaatgaagatcaaagaccacagcatccAGTATGGcttggacctcaacataaagaaaacaaaaatcctcacaactggacccatgagcaacatcatgataagtggagaaaagattgaagttgtcaaggatttcattttactgggatccacaatcaactcccatggaagcagcagtcaagaaatcaaaagacgcattgcattgggtaaatctgctgcaaaggacctttttttatatactttttttttttattaacttttattgagcttcaagtgaacgtttacaaatcaagtcagactgtcacgtataagtttatatacaccttactccgtactcccacttgctctccctctaatgagtcagcccttccagtctctcctttcgttacaattttgccagcttccaactcactctatcctcccatcccccctccagacaggagatgccaacacagtctcaagtgtccacctgatataattagctcactcttcatcagcatctctctcccacccactgtccagtccctttcatgtctgatgagttgtcttcggggatggttcctgtcctgtgccaacagaaggtttggggaccatgaccgccgggattcctctaagtctggtctttttatgagaatttggggtctgcatcccactgatctcctgctccctcacgagttctctgttgtgctccctgtcagggcagtcatcgattgtggtagtgcaccaactagttcttctggtctcaggatgatgtaggtctctggttcatgtggtcctttctgtctcttgggctcttagttatcgtgtgaccttggtgttcttcattctcctttgctccaggtgggttgagaccaattgatgcatcttagatggccgcttgttagcatttaagaccccagacgccacatttcaaagtgggatgcagaatgatttcataatagaattattttgccaattgacttagatgtctccttaaaccatggtccccaaacccccaccat
This region includes:
- the LOC126068824 gene encoding protein FAM47E-like, which produces MNCKSWYKDRLPSKCFAKSKDRLMFPTFPSSRSWVFVREGLDDFRRGCPSCEQMITRGSKESCLPVIYPKTPRPAPKSCWKKLSKESALFSKPSPAQLARKSFVEDTEAHLRPHPLASDPYLEDEMPVELLQKVLEVLDPDKKLEDAWAYCQDGRKRTKQPKEFLKKRSTKICQSFPKLTSAETPEDWLEEIKASIEDLPEPPEPAERVPEKITRFCRWVASYGCTEVNEEYILELFDPGWENCPPKYGPATIKAVKDVPPEVKYTKGVRQPTQPRLSLLIPAFEKKLQELQIPQPKKHVKMRYGAWYLKPKLWKKLREDEPLLDPNAENEVPNAYFRKDRKEYDILADLYGTIAFKDFVLRKGCIMPSLIERVFMKMGWKYDTTKTPTILSRRTSLTESSEED